From the Gordonia bronchialis DSM 43247 genome, one window contains:
- a CDS encoding alpha/beta fold hydrolase: MTNDYTHLDLHGDKVAYRDVGRGDTILLIHGMAGSSATWDAVLPKLAAHHRVIAPDLPGHGESDKPRGDYSLGAFAAFLRDLLDELRVEQVTVVGQSLGGGVAMQFTYQHPDYCSRLVLIGSGGLGPDVSWMLRLLAAPGAELLLPVIAAKPVLRVGDTVRSWARSAGIGSPRADQTWRAYASLSDAATRQAFLRTLRSVVDYRGQAVSALNRLYLNADLPTLLIWGDKDKIIPVAHGVAAHEAIPGSRLEILPGIGHYPHAEAPDDVMAILDDFFATRPAHTRKTG; the protein is encoded by the coding sequence GTGACCAACGATTACACACATCTTGACCTGCACGGCGACAAAGTGGCCTACCGTGATGTCGGTCGAGGGGACACAATTCTGCTGATCCACGGGATGGCGGGAAGTTCGGCGACCTGGGACGCCGTGCTACCGAAACTCGCGGCGCATCATCGGGTCATCGCCCCCGACCTACCGGGCCACGGGGAATCCGACAAACCGCGCGGCGATTACTCCCTCGGCGCGTTTGCGGCGTTCCTGCGTGACCTGCTCGACGAGCTTCGCGTCGAGCAGGTCACCGTGGTCGGTCAGTCGCTGGGTGGTGGCGTCGCAATGCAATTCACGTATCAGCATCCCGACTATTGTTCGCGCCTGGTGCTCATCGGTAGCGGGGGACTGGGACCTGACGTCAGTTGGATGCTGCGGCTACTGGCGGCGCCCGGCGCCGAACTCCTGCTGCCGGTGATCGCAGCGAAACCGGTTCTGCGCGTGGGTGACACGGTTCGATCGTGGGCACGGTCGGCCGGTATCGGGTCACCTCGGGCCGATCAGACCTGGCGTGCATACGCGTCGTTGTCCGACGCCGCGACTCGGCAGGCCTTCTTGCGCACCTTGCGATCGGTGGTCGACTATCGCGGTCAAGCGGTCAGCGCGCTCAACCGGCTGTATCTCAACGCCGATCTACCCACCTTGCTGATCTGGGGTGACAAGGACAAGATCATCCCCGTCGCCCACGGCGTCGCCGCACACGAGGCGATCCCCGGCAGCCGACTCGAGATCCTGCCGGGGATCGGCCACTACCCCCACGCCGAAGCCCCCGATGATGTGATGGCGATCCTTGATGACTTCTTCGCCACCCGACCGGCCCACACCCGCAAGACCGGCTGA
- a CDS encoding SRPBCC domain-containing protein, which produces MTIERRLARAEFTLTRDYLVPVVREWDSFADEQQKLSWWGAGDAAEPTEWAFDFRVGGRDIAEAEFHDGPLSRYEAVYTDIVEHNRIVTTYDMWLDGVHMSTSLAALEFDPIPGGTRFTHSEHGIFLDRFWADGPNREMGTRGLLDALDAA; this is translated from the coding sequence GTGACGATCGAACGACGCCTGGCCCGCGCCGAGTTCACCCTGACCCGCGACTACCTCGTACCTGTCGTGCGCGAGTGGGACTCGTTTGCCGATGAGCAGCAGAAGCTGTCGTGGTGGGGTGCCGGTGACGCAGCCGAACCCACCGAGTGGGCCTTTGATTTCCGCGTCGGCGGACGTGACATCGCCGAGGCGGAGTTCCACGATGGGCCACTCTCGCGGTACGAGGCGGTCTACACCGACATCGTCGAGCACAACCGCATCGTCACCACCTACGACATGTGGCTTGACGGCGTCCACATGTCAACGTCGTTGGCGGCGTTGGAGTTCGACCCGATCCCCGGGGGCACCCGGTTCACACACAGCGAGCACGGCATCTTCCTCGATCGATTCTGGGCCGACGGGCCCAACCGTGAAATGGGCACCCGCGGGCTACTCGACGCGCTGGACGCCGCGTGA
- a CDS encoding ArsR/SmtB family transcription factor, with translation MALPSFMQHLGVLEDAGIILSHKHGRVRTVSLRPGALDVLHLWLGEQRTPAEHQADQLGIHLTRTSTKEA, from the coding sequence ATGGCGCTCCCCTCGTTCATGCAGCATCTCGGAGTTCTCGAGGATGCGGGAATCATCCTGTCGCACAAGCACGGACGCGTTCGCACGGTCAGTCTGCGACCCGGTGCCCTCGATGTACTGCATCTGTGGCTTGGCGAGCAACGCACTCCTGCCGAACACCAGGCCGACCAACTCGGCATCCACCTGACCCGGACCAGCACGAAAGAGGCTTGA
- a CDS encoding serine hydrolase: MSLESALDEIAADVRFSGVIRVDREGAPAVSRGYGMARRDLGIPNGPDTLFGIASGTKSGSSHLRV, encoded by the coding sequence GTGAGTCTGGAAAGTGCACTCGACGAGATCGCTGCGGACGTGCGCTTCTCCGGGGTGATCCGTGTCGACCGCGAGGGAGCGCCGGCCGTCAGCCGCGGCTACGGCATGGCCCGGCGCGACCTGGGAATCCCCAACGGCCCTGACACCCTGTTCGGCATCGCCAGCGGCACGAAGAGCGGCTCTTCACATTTGAGGGTGTAG
- a CDS encoding TetR/AcrR family transcriptional regulator translates to MATSQNPRRDYHSPQRRAQAERTQQRVVAAARDLLTSKGWAAMTMAEVAREAGISSAMLYKICATKADLVKRAYDIALVGDQAEVAFRHRPEFVAVLEELDPAAKLRGYAGLMRTVAERVLPIYSQLVAAVTAGDGDDQLRELVATADAERLFGARGIVRDLQSVTPLSPTLGQAQAVDLVWMAMSPEFWALLVRGRSWSWDQAEQWVGDHLISTLTGQAPDSVHGTDGVDGRTGVRS, encoded by the coding sequence ATGGCGACGTCCCAGAACCCCCGTCGCGACTACCACAGCCCCCAGCGCCGCGCCCAGGCCGAACGCACCCAGCAAAGAGTCGTCGCCGCGGCTAGGGACCTGTTGACGAGCAAGGGGTGGGCCGCGATGACCATGGCGGAGGTGGCCCGTGAGGCAGGCATCTCGAGTGCGATGCTCTACAAGATCTGCGCGACCAAGGCCGACCTGGTGAAGCGGGCCTACGACATTGCCCTGGTCGGTGACCAGGCCGAGGTCGCCTTCCGGCACCGGCCCGAGTTCGTTGCGGTGCTCGAGGAGCTCGACCCGGCAGCAAAGCTTCGCGGCTACGCGGGTCTGATGCGCACGGTCGCAGAGCGGGTGCTGCCCATCTACAGCCAGCTGGTGGCCGCCGTCACGGCCGGCGACGGCGACGATCAGTTGCGCGAGCTCGTAGCCACGGCTGATGCCGAGCGGCTGTTCGGCGCCCGAGGCATCGTCCGCGACCTGCAATCAGTAACCCCCTTGTCCCCCACGCTCGGGCAGGCCCAGGCCGTCGACCTGGTCTGGATGGCCATGTCGCCCGAGTTCTGGGCGCTGCTCGTCCGCGGCCGCTCGTGGAGCTGGGACCAGGCCGAGCAGTGGGTCGGAGATCACCTCATCTCCACGCTGACCGGTCAGGCGCCCGACTCTGTACACGGCACGGACGGTGTGGATGGCAGGACAGGGGTGAGGTCGTGA
- a CDS encoding PQ-loop domain-containing transporter — translation MTLTTAFGAFSAALFALSQVPTLFKAVRTRDLASYSLTSLVMANVGNLLYSVYVISLPAGPIWFLHGFSFVITALMLGLRIAYPTRTLTSVQED, via the coding sequence ATGACGCTCACCACCGCATTCGGCGCCTTCTCGGCCGCGCTGTTCGCGCTGAGCCAGGTCCCCACCCTGTTCAAGGCCGTGCGCACTCGTGACCTGGCGTCGTACAGCCTGACCAGCCTGGTGATGGCCAACGTCGGCAACCTCCTCTATTCGGTGTACGTGATCAGCCTGCCGGCGGGACCCATCTGGTTCCTGCACGGCTTCTCCTTCGTGATCACCGCCCTCATGCTCGGGCTCCGCATCGCCTACCCCACCCGCACCCTCACTTCAGTCCAGGAGGATTGA
- a CDS encoding FAD-binding oxidoreductase, whose amino-acid sequence MSQRTHNHVGHHRLTPGTQEHAAATSAWNRLTVHRPAAVFAPADVHDVAHAVRWAVREELGVAVMATGHGVAGVGEHGVLINTASLRSVCIDAARRTATVGAGAHWSDVLPACAPHGLVGICGSSSQVGVVGFTQGGGFGWLSRSLGFASSSVRGAELVTASGRVRTLRRDRDDDLDLLWGWRAAPATSESSPA is encoded by the coding sequence ATGTCTCAACGCACCCACAACCACGTCGGTCACCACCGGCTGACGCCCGGCACCCAGGAGCATGCCGCGGCGACGTCGGCATGGAACCGGCTCACGGTCCACCGGCCTGCCGCCGTGTTCGCCCCCGCCGACGTCCACGACGTCGCCCACGCGGTGCGCTGGGCCGTTCGAGAGGAGCTGGGGGTGGCCGTGATGGCGACCGGTCACGGAGTCGCCGGTGTCGGCGAACACGGTGTCTTGATCAACACGGCCTCGCTTCGCTCGGTCTGCATCGATGCAGCGCGACGCACCGCCACGGTCGGGGCGGGAGCACATTGGTCCGACGTCCTCCCGGCGTGCGCACCCCACGGTCTCGTCGGAATCTGCGGGTCCAGCTCGCAGGTCGGCGTCGTCGGCTTCACCCAGGGAGGCGGCTTCGGCTGGCTCAGCCGGAGCCTCGGCTTCGCCTCGAGCTCGGTGCGCGGCGCGGAACTGGTCACCGCGTCGGGCCGGGTCAGGACGCTGCGCCGAGACCGTGACGACGACCTCGACCTGCTGTGGGGGTGGCGGGCGGCGCCAGCAACTTCGGAGTCGTCACCAGCCTGA
- a CDS encoding BBE domain-containing protein yields MAGGASNFGVVTSLTLDLHPIRGVYAGSLYYPVDRASEVIPTYASWSASLPADAMSALALSGLPDAPSVPEPFRGRRFVVARGCFPDLTAGEDHVHELRRQLGDPDIDTWTKRAATDLDGVSLDPTSPLPFVQRGESLTDITDEVTSTLQEHVIPHLGTSLVMCEMRQLGGAMDTSPRGPHPMADTSARFSINCIGVAPTPDAVAAVRTTQERIFTSLRLHPTGDTYLNFLDGDATPERVRAAYTPQDWERLVALKNEHDPHNVLRFNRNIPPHAPSSIPSIHQNGAPS; encoded by the coding sequence GTGGCGGGCGGCGCCAGCAACTTCGGAGTCGTCACCAGCCTGACCCTGGACCTGCACCCGATCCGCGGGGTGTACGCGGGCAGCCTCTACTACCCCGTCGACCGGGCGAGCGAGGTGATCCCAACGTACGCCAGCTGGTCGGCCTCGCTCCCCGCGGATGCCATGAGCGCGCTTGCGCTGAGCGGATTGCCCGACGCGCCGAGTGTGCCGGAGCCGTTCCGGGGTCGTCGCTTCGTCGTAGCCCGCGGCTGCTTCCCCGACCTGACAGCCGGCGAGGACCACGTGCACGAACTGCGTCGCCAGCTCGGCGACCCCGACATCGACACCTGGACGAAGCGAGCGGCCACCGATCTCGACGGGGTCAGCCTCGACCCCACCAGCCCGCTGCCGTTCGTCCAGCGCGGGGAGTCACTGACCGACATCACCGACGAGGTGACTTCGACACTGCAAGAACACGTCATCCCGCACCTCGGCACCTCGCTGGTGATGTGCGAGATGCGGCAACTCGGCGGCGCCATGGATACCTCACCTCGCGGCCCGCACCCGATGGCGGACACCAGCGCCCGGTTCAGCATCAACTGCATCGGCGTGGCCCCCACGCCCGACGCCGTGGCCGCGGTGCGCACAACCCAGGAGCGGATCTTCACCAGCCTGCGCCTGCACCCAACCGGGGACACCTACCTCAACTTCCTCGACGGCGACGCCACACCGGAACGAGTCCGCGCCGCTTACACCCCGCAGGACTGGGAGCGCTTGGTCGCTCTCAAGAACGAGCACGACCCCCACAACGTGCTCCGGTTCAACCGCAACATCCCTCCACACGCACCCTCCTCGATCCCATCCATCCATCAGAACGGAGCACCCTCATGA
- a CDS encoding NAD(P)H-binding protein, whose translation MKTILVTGATGTIGRHVVPALAHHGHRPLAFGRDPQRLAATHPGIQARVGDFGDPETLRAAMTGVDSVFLASPNTPDQVQHECAVIDAAAACGVRRIVKLSARGADETSPVAFWQWHAAIESHLERSGVPYVALRPGFSMANVLGHADQVRDHDILPAPALATPVAMVHPADVAEVAAHLLATDPFPTERVLELTGPQAITFTQLAELLTDVAARPIAYAGGTDDQVRQSLDQRGVPAFVTDQILAIFDQLRTGAQAASTSAVTDVLGRPARPVGAFLAENAAAFKPARQTRSAS comes from the coding sequence ATGAAAACCATCCTCGTCACCGGCGCAACCGGAACCATCGGCCGACATGTCGTCCCCGCGTTAGCCCACCATGGGCACCGACCCCTCGCCTTCGGGCGAGACCCACAACGACTCGCGGCGACCCATCCGGGAATCCAGGCCAGAGTCGGCGACTTCGGCGACCCCGAGACCCTGCGGGCCGCCATGACAGGGGTCGACAGCGTGTTCCTGGCCAGCCCCAACACACCAGATCAGGTCCAGCACGAATGCGCCGTCATCGACGCCGCCGCCGCGTGCGGCGTCAGGCGGATCGTCAAGCTCTCCGCCCGCGGCGCGGACGAGACCTCCCCGGTCGCGTTCTGGCAATGGCACGCCGCCATCGAGTCCCACCTCGAGCGCAGCGGCGTACCGTACGTTGCGCTGCGGCCGGGCTTCTCCATGGCCAATGTGCTCGGGCATGCCGACCAGGTCCGCGACCACGACATCTTGCCGGCACCCGCCCTCGCCACCCCCGTCGCCATGGTGCATCCAGCCGACGTCGCCGAGGTCGCGGCGCACCTGCTCGCCACCGACCCGTTCCCCACCGAGCGTGTCCTCGAACTCACCGGACCTCAGGCCATCACCTTCACCCAGCTGGCCGAACTGCTCACCGATGTCGCCGCACGCCCCATCGCCTACGCCGGCGGGACCGACGACCAGGTGCGGCAGTCACTGGATCAAAGAGGAGTCCCCGCATTCGTGACCGATCAGATCCTCGCCATCTTCGACCAGCTCCGGACAGGAGCCCAGGCGGCGAGCACCTCGGCGGTCACCGACGTGCTCGGAAGGCCGGCACGCCCTGTGGGTGCGTTCCTCGCCGAGAACGCCGCCGCCTTCAAACCAGCACGTCAAACCCGGAGCGCATCATGA
- a CDS encoding ArsR/SmtB family transcription factor, with translation MPKYRSDVDAILRALADPTRRAVVERLAKAPAVVSELAAPFSMALPSFMQHLGVLEDAGIILSHKHGRVRTVSLRPGALDVLHLWLGEQRTPAEHQADQLGIHLTRTSTKEA, from the coding sequence GTGCCTAAGTATCGATCGGACGTCGATGCCATTCTCCGTGCCCTCGCGGATCCGACGCGTCGGGCGGTCGTCGAACGCCTCGCGAAGGCACCTGCCGTCGTGTCCGAGCTCGCGGCGCCCTTCTCGATGGCGCTCCCCTCGTTCATGCAGCATCTCGGAGTTCTCGAGGATGCGGGAATCATCCTGTCGCACAAGCACGGACGCGTTCGCACGGTCAGTCTGCGACCCGGTGCCCTCGATGTACTGCATCTGTGGCTTGGCGAGCAACGCACTCCTGCCGAACACCAGGCCGACCAACTCGGCATCCACCTGACCCGGACCAGCACGAAAGAGGCTTGA
- a CDS encoding acyl-CoA dehydrogenase family protein — MGLLLNPATDHYPQFDAETRRLLRATIDFFESYGKQRLLQADLNAEWVADFLEFEKKEKLFATFLTPSAYADGEGNRRWDAARNAALSEIFGFFGLAYWYAEQVTILGLGPIWMSDNEIAKTRAARQLIDGGVMAFGLSERSHGADVYSTDMILTDDDAGGFTASGTKYYIGNGNVAGMVSVFGRRADVEGPEGYVFFVVDSRHPNYRLIDNVVHGQMFVSTFALDDYPVSADDILHTGPEAFAAALNTVNVGKFNLCHGSIGMCTHSLFEAITHADNRILYGNPVTDFSHVRSNFVDAFARLSAMKLFSDRAVDYFRSASLEDRRYLLFNPVTKSKVTSEGETVMTLLLDVVAAKGYEKNTYFHQANRFIGWLPRLEGTVHVNVGQILKFMPNYLFGPVDYPEIGTRLDAADDAFFFAQGPVGGAGKVRFADWTKPYTARTDVPNVAVFYEQATALQTLLETAAPSPEQQKDLDFVLTVGHLFTLVVYGQLILEQAAITELDADLLNQIFDVQIRDFSGHAVTLYGKPTATPEQQDWALRAVRRPVVGADSFGRVWQQVKALAGTYEMPG, encoded by the coding sequence ATGGGCCTCCTCCTGAACCCTGCAACGGATCACTACCCACAGTTCGACGCCGAGACGCGCCGGTTGCTGCGCGCGACCATCGACTTCTTCGAGTCCTACGGCAAGCAGCGGCTGCTGCAGGCCGATCTGAACGCCGAGTGGGTTGCCGACTTCCTCGAGTTCGAGAAGAAGGAGAAGCTGTTCGCGACCTTCCTCACCCCGTCGGCCTATGCCGACGGCGAGGGGAACCGGCGCTGGGACGCCGCCCGCAATGCCGCGCTGAGCGAGATCTTCGGCTTCTTCGGCCTGGCCTACTGGTACGCCGAGCAGGTCACCATCCTCGGCCTCGGGCCGATCTGGATGTCGGACAACGAGATCGCGAAAACCAGAGCGGCGCGGCAGCTTATTGACGGCGGGGTGATGGCATTCGGGTTGTCGGAGCGCTCACACGGCGCCGACGTGTACAGCACCGACATGATCCTGACCGATGACGACGCAGGCGGATTCACCGCCTCGGGCACAAAGTATTACATCGGCAACGGCAACGTCGCAGGCATGGTCTCGGTGTTCGGGCGGCGCGCCGACGTCGAGGGACCCGAAGGTTACGTGTTCTTCGTCGTGGACAGCCGACACCCGAACTATCGACTCATCGACAACGTGGTGCACGGGCAGATGTTCGTGTCGACCTTCGCACTCGATGACTACCCGGTCAGCGCCGACGACATCCTGCACACCGGACCCGAAGCATTTGCCGCCGCACTCAACACAGTCAACGTCGGCAAATTCAATCTGTGCCACGGCTCGATCGGCATGTGCACACACTCGCTGTTCGAGGCGATCACTCACGCCGACAACCGAATCCTCTACGGCAACCCAGTCACCGACTTCTCGCATGTGCGGAGCAACTTCGTCGACGCATTCGCCCGACTGTCGGCCATGAAGCTCTTCAGCGACCGTGCCGTCGACTATTTCCGCTCGGCAAGCCTCGAGGACCGCCGCTACCTACTGTTCAACCCGGTCACGAAATCGAAGGTGACGTCGGAGGGGGAGACGGTGATGACTCTGCTGCTCGACGTCGTCGCGGCCAAGGGCTATGAGAAGAACACCTACTTCCATCAGGCCAACAGGTTCATCGGCTGGTTGCCGAGGCTGGAAGGCACTGTCCATGTCAACGTCGGCCAGATTCTGAAGTTCATGCCCAACTACCTGTTCGGGCCGGTCGATTATCCCGAGATCGGGACCAGGCTCGACGCCGCCGACGACGCGTTCTTCTTCGCGCAGGGGCCGGTCGGCGGCGCCGGAAAGGTGCGGTTCGCCGATTGGACCAAGCCGTATACGGCACGCACCGACGTGCCCAACGTCGCGGTGTTCTACGAGCAGGCCACGGCCTTGCAGACGCTGCTGGAAACCGCCGCCCCCAGCCCGGAACAGCAGAAAGACCTCGACTTCGTCCTCACCGTCGGGCACTTGTTCACGCTCGTCGTGTACGGCCAGTTGATCCTCGAGCAGGCCGCGATCACCGAACTCGACGCCGACCTGCTCAACCAGATCTTTGATGTCCAGATCCGCGATTTCTCCGGTCACGCCGTGACGCTCTACGGGAAACCCACCGCCACACCCGAGCAACAAGATTGGGCATTGCGCGCCGTTCGACGACCCGTCGTTGGCGCCGACTCGTTCGGCAGGGTCTGGCAGCAGGTCAAGGCGCTCGCGGGCACCTACGAGATGCCCGGCTGA
- a CDS encoding tyrosine-type recombinase/integrase, whose amino-acid sequence MMAAAADLSGNDAHIVASYLAAMRAAGLKTGRSTTQAAETCQRRVSRAGGWHCLTSPQRLEVVGKARSFASWLMVTGQLRADAELISSLNLHLGYAARSHCPQDYRWFLEACETVEISGSRITGQWNLLAKISAMTATPPAAVGDTEFFPAREALLASYRMRGLPEAGRNLAGMFNQLQLTLFHAEKLSTWRRPSNHQPVATTGWATITHGYATTARRYIEQVTLSLRPNTVTGIEHDLRRFGSWLTDTHPQIANCAELQRVHIEEFKKWLSTTPTPRTGKPLNRVSIKNALINLHCFFDRITDWDYPNAPVRPLVFIGDLPIIDKPLPRFLDDGAATKLLRAARADTDPLSRLIVELLARTGIRISELLGLTTDAVVQIGTAFWLRIPLGKMHNDRYIPLHPQLKELLDDWIDNHRPTGIRTSRLLVENHRPITSHRVTAALDRHAEAAGIGHVTAHQLRHTLATQAINRGMSLDAIAALLGHKTLAMTMVYARIADRTVAEQYFSVTEKVEALYDQPPHLPDTDEGSEMRKLRAEMHRRMLGNGYCARPVDMDCHFESICESCSFFVTTIEFRPTLQAQRDDAAHKGQVGRAKVFDGLLERLDTDAS is encoded by the coding sequence ATGATGGCCGCGGCCGCCGATTTGTCCGGCAACGACGCACACATCGTCGCCAGCTACCTCGCGGCGATGCGCGCGGCAGGACTCAAGACCGGGCGCTCCACGACACAGGCAGCCGAAACCTGCCAGAGGCGAGTGAGTCGCGCCGGCGGCTGGCATTGCTTGACCTCGCCGCAGCGGCTCGAGGTCGTCGGGAAAGCGCGCTCATTCGCGTCCTGGCTGATGGTCACCGGGCAGCTGCGTGCCGATGCCGAGTTGATCAGCTCGCTGAATCTGCATCTGGGATACGCCGCACGTTCCCACTGCCCGCAGGACTACCGCTGGTTTCTCGAGGCGTGCGAGACAGTCGAGATCAGCGGCTCGCGGATCACCGGCCAGTGGAATCTACTGGCCAAGATCTCCGCGATGACCGCGACTCCTCCTGCCGCAGTGGGTGATACAGAGTTCTTCCCGGCTCGCGAAGCGCTCCTGGCGAGCTACCGGATGCGGGGACTGCCCGAGGCCGGCCGCAACCTCGCGGGTATGTTCAACCAGCTCCAGCTGACCCTGTTCCATGCCGAGAAACTGTCCACCTGGCGGCGCCCGTCGAACCATCAGCCAGTCGCGACGACCGGTTGGGCGACGATCACACACGGTTACGCGACCACCGCTCGCCGCTACATCGAGCAGGTCACCCTGAGCCTGCGACCCAATACGGTCACCGGCATCGAACACGACCTGCGGCGCTTCGGTTCGTGGTTGACCGACACCCACCCACAGATCGCGAATTGCGCTGAGCTGCAACGCGTTCACATCGAGGAGTTCAAGAAGTGGCTGTCCACCACACCCACCCCACGTACCGGGAAACCGTTGAACCGGGTCAGCATCAAGAACGCTCTGATCAACCTGCATTGCTTCTTCGACCGGATCACCGACTGGGACTACCCGAACGCACCGGTGCGTCCGCTGGTCTTCATCGGGGACCTACCGATCATCGACAAGCCACTGCCCAGATTCCTTGACGACGGGGCCGCCACCAAACTTCTCCGCGCCGCCCGCGCAGATACCGACCCCCTGTCCCGTCTGATCGTCGAATTACTCGCCCGCACAGGCATCCGCATTAGCGAACTACTCGGACTGACCACCGATGCCGTGGTCCAGATCGGCACAGCCTTCTGGCTACGAATCCCATTGGGCAAGATGCACAATGACCGCTACATACCACTACACCCCCAACTCAAAGAACTCCTCGACGACTGGATCGACAACCACCGTCCCACCGGCATCCGCACCAGCCGGCTGCTCGTCGAGAACCACCGCCCGATCACCAGCCACCGAGTGACGGCCGCGCTCGACCGGCACGCCGAAGCCGCCGGGATCGGACATGTCACCGCTCACCAACTGCGCCACACCCTCGCGACCCAGGCCATCAACCGGGGCATGTCGCTCGACGCCATCGCCGCTCTGCTCGGCCACAAAACGCTCGCCATGACCATGGTCTACGCCCGCATCGCCGACAGGACAGTGGCCGAGCAGTACTTCTCCGTCACCGAAAAGGTCGAAGCACTCTACGACCAGCCGCCACACCTTCCCGACACCGACGAAGGCTCCGAGATGCGCAAGCTCCGCGCCGAAATGCACCGCCGCATGCTCGGCAACGGATACTGTGCCCGGCCCGTCGACATGGACTGCCACTTCGAATCGATCTGCGAATCCTGCAGCTTCTTCGTCACCACCATCGAGTTCCGTCCCACCCTCCAAGCCCAACGCGACGACGCCGCACACAAGGGCCAAGTTGGCCGAGCCAAGGTCTTCGACGGACTCCTCGAACGACTCGACACCGACGCCTCATGA
- a CDS encoding tyrosine-type recombinase/integrase: MFDPCLVRGASTGGRMVSLGHELVDDYLELVATRARPNTVLATAYDLKVFFEVVDREPEKVSVDDVLDFLKQQRQPRRGATVVRIEDGEQGLSARTIKRRLSSIAGLYEYLRIRGVVTANPVPRGLATRSPGRAVRGVPLIRAPRTLPRVLDPAQADAFVASLRTDRDRAMVAAMLLGGLRRCEVLGLGLNDLNPGERRVFIAEGKGGHQRIVPISTRFFTAVTDYLNRERPQDTATDRLFVVLKGPRRGQPLSAAGLDEIIAGARRRAGIEQLTCHQLRHTCFTRLREAGMALEAIQSQAGHRSIESTRIYLHLANDWLASEYRRAMEAIDAQNLSEQ; this comes from the coding sequence GTGTTCGATCCCTGTCTGGTGCGCGGCGCAAGTACCGGCGGCCGAATGGTGTCACTCGGGCACGAGTTGGTTGACGACTATCTCGAATTGGTTGCCACGCGGGCGCGACCGAACACAGTCCTGGCGACCGCCTACGACCTGAAGGTGTTCTTCGAGGTCGTCGACCGAGAACCCGAGAAGGTCAGCGTCGATGACGTGCTCGACTTCCTCAAGCAGCAGCGTCAGCCGCGTCGGGGTGCGACGGTCGTACGCATCGAGGACGGCGAGCAGGGATTGTCGGCGCGCACCATCAAGCGCCGGTTGTCCAGCATCGCCGGGCTCTACGAGTATCTGCGAATCCGTGGTGTCGTGACGGCGAATCCCGTGCCGCGAGGACTAGCGACTCGGAGTCCGGGCCGGGCAGTGCGGGGAGTTCCGTTGATCCGGGCGCCGCGGACGTTGCCACGGGTGCTCGATCCCGCGCAAGCCGACGCATTCGTCGCGTCATTGCGCACGGACCGTGACCGGGCCATGGTGGCCGCGATGCTGCTCGGCGGTCTGCGACGCTGCGAAGTCCTCGGACTCGGGTTGAACGATCTCAATCCTGGTGAAAGACGGGTGTTTATCGCCGAAGGAAAGGGCGGGCATCAGCGAATCGTGCCGATCTCGACACGCTTCTTCACCGCGGTCACCGACTATCTGAATCGGGAGCGTCCACAGGATACGGCCACCGATCGCCTGTTCGTCGTGCTCAAGGGTCCCCGTCGCGGGCAACCACTCAGCGCCGCCGGACTCGACGAGATCATCGCCGGCGCGCGGCGCCGTGCAGGCATCGAGCAGCTGACGTGCCATCAGTTGCGGCACACCTGTTTTACCCGGCTACGCGAGGCCGGGATGGCGTTGGAAGCCATCCAGTCCCAGGCTGGCCACCGCTCGATCGAGTCGACTCGGATCTACCTACACCTGGCCAACGACTGGCTCGCCAGCGAGTACCGACGAGCAATGGAAGCCATTGATGCCCAGAACCTTTCGGAGCAATGA